In Nicotiana tabacum cultivar K326 chromosome 21, ASM71507v2, whole genome shotgun sequence, one DNA window encodes the following:
- the LOC107787054 gene encoding uncharacterized protein LOC107787054 isoform X1: MNIFDLRPYDQLINKVDVNETELFDVIGEIVGFSEVHTHKQGGISRKFMDIELEDDERKKLSATFWGEFVDEIVPHLLISNSQLIIIVMQLIKAHKFQAVIHGSCIEFVFTCIYVQSLHSLAGV, encoded by the exons ATGAATATCTTTGATTTGCGACCATATGATCAATTGATAAATAAGGTTGATGTGAACGAGACTGAATTGTTCG ATGTGATCGGAGAAATCGTCGGTTTTAGTGAGGTACACACGCACAAACAAGGTGGAATTTCTAGGAAGTTTATGGATATTGAGCTAGAAGATGATGA GAGGAAGAAGTTGTCTGCTACATTCTGGGGCGAGTTTGTTGATGAAATTGTACCTCACCTGCTAATTTCTAACAGCCAGCttattattattgtgatgcagCTCATAAAAGCCCATAAATTTCAAG CGGTGATTCATGGAAGCTGTATAGAATTTGTCTTTACTTGCATCTATGTTCAATCACTGCACTCTTTGGCTGGGGTATAA
- the LOC107787054 gene encoding uncharacterized protein LOC107787054 isoform X2, with protein sequence MNIFDLRPYDQLINKVDVNETELFDVIGEIVGFSEVHTHKQGGISRKFMDIELEDDERKKLSATFWGEFVDEIVPHLLISNSQLIIIVMQLIKAHKFQD encoded by the exons ATGAATATCTTTGATTTGCGACCATATGATCAATTGATAAATAAGGTTGATGTGAACGAGACTGAATTGTTCG ATGTGATCGGAGAAATCGTCGGTTTTAGTGAGGTACACACGCACAAACAAGGTGGAATTTCTAGGAAGTTTATGGATATTGAGCTAGAAGATGATGA GAGGAAGAAGTTGTCTGCTACATTCTGGGGCGAGTTTGTTGATGAAATTGTACCTCACCTGCTAATTTCTAACAGCCAGCttattattattgtgatgcagCTCATAAAAGCCCATAAATTTCAAG